Part of the Virgibacillus natechei genome is shown below.
TGGAACAACGAGTGAAAAAGGACTACATCACCTTGTGTGGGAAATAGTAGATAATAGTATCGACGAGGCTTTAGCAGGTTATTGTGATCATATTCAAGTAATTATTGAAAAAGGTAACAGTATAACGGTAAAAGACAATGGCCGTGGAATCCCTGTTGAAACACAGAAAAAAACCGGGCGCCCAGCTTTGGAAGTTATTATGACAGTTCTTCATGCCGGTGGTAAATTTGGTGGTGGTGGTTATAAGGTATCTGGTGGACTACACGGTGTTGGAGCATCTGTTGTTAACGCCTTGTCCAGAAATTTGGAGGTTTATGTACACCGTGACGAGAAGATACACTATTTAGGTTTTAAAAAAGGTATACCTCAGGGAGAAATTGAAGAAATTGGTGATACAGATCGCACAGGTACAACCACACATTTTAATCCGGATCCAGAAATCTTTGAAGAAGGTACAACTTTTGAATTTGACACCTTAACACAGCGTTTACGAGAATTAGCCTTTTTAAATAGAGGCCTAACCATAACCGTTGAGGATAAACGGACAGATGAGGAGCCGGTGAGTTACTATTATGAAGGTGGTATTAGCTCCTATGTAGAATATATAAATCAAACGAAAGATGTGTTACATGAGCCTTTTTACGCTGAAGGAGAAGAGCAAGGAATATCCGTTGAGGTTTCCATTCAATATAATAATGGATTCTCTAGCAATCTTTATTCCTTTGCTAATAATATTCATACGTACGAGGGTGGCACACATGAATTTGGTTTTAGAACCGGTTTAACAAGAGTTATCAATGATTATGCACGAAAGAATGCTTTATTTAAGGAAAATGATCCCAATCTCACAGGTGATGATGTGCGTGAGGGGATGACAACGATTGTCTCTATCAAACATCCTAATCCACAGTTTGAAGGCCAAACCAAAACAAAACTTGGTAACAGTGAGGTACGTACTGTTACAGATTCCGTATTCAGTGAGACGTTTTCTAAGTTTCTATTTGAAAACCCGTCCGTTGGAAAAATTATTGTAGAAAAAGGCCTTATGGCATCTCGCGCACGAATGGCAGCTAAAAAAGCACGTGAGTTGACACGAAGAAAAAGTGCACTAGAAATTTCCAATCTGCCGGGAAAACTAGCGGACTGTTCATCCAGAGACCCAGCTATAAGTGAATTGTATATTGTTGAGGGTGACTCTGCTGGTGGCTCTGCCAAGACAGGACGCAGCCGTCATTTTCAAGCGATACTCCCATTACGCGGTAAAATTTTAAACGTGGAAAAGGCACGTCTAGATAAAATTTTATCCAATAATGAAGTACGGTCCATGATAACGGCACTTGGAACAGGGATTGCTGAAGATTTTGATATTACGAAAGCACGTTATCATAAAGTGATTATCATGACAGATGCGGATGTTGATGGTGCGCACATTCGCACATTATTATTAACATTTTTTTATCGTTATATGCGTCCATTGATTGAATATGGATATATTTATATTGCGCAACCACCACTTTATAAAATTCAACAAGGTAAAGCAGCCCATTATGCTTATAATGATGCGGATATGGAAAAGATTTTGGCTGAACTTTCTAAGACACCAAAACCAGGCCTACAGCGTTACAAAGGACTTGGAGAGATGGATGCGACACAGTTGTGGGATACAACCATGAATCCAGATACCCGAACGCTGCTACAGGTGAATTTAGCTGATGCAATTGAAGCAGATCAAGTCTTTGATATGTTAATGGGTGATAAAGTAGAACCAAGAAGAATCTTTATTGAAGAGAATGCCCAATATGTTAAAAATCTGGATGTATGATAACGAGGGTCAGAAGTAAGAGGTGGAAACGGATGTCAGAGGTAGGAAGTCTGAGGTCAGAAAACAGAAGTGAATCGGCTAATTCGCCGATTTCTACAAATCTGAAATCTTGCATCTGACTTTTGGTTATAGGAGGTAAAAGTAATGGCAGAGGAACAACGTCCAAACGTTCAAGAAATAAATATCAGTAAAGAAATGCGTACATCATTCCTTGATTATTCAATGAGTGTTATTGTGGCACGCGCATTACCTGATGCACGTGACGGGTTAAAACCAGTACACCGAAGAATTTTGTATGCGATGAATGATTTAGGGATGCATTCAGATAAGGCACATAAAAAATCAGCACGTATTGTTGGTGAAGTAATTGGTAAGTACCATCCACATGGTGACTCCGCCGTTTATGAAACGATGGTTCGGATGGCACAAGACTTTAGTTATCGATACATGTTGGTAGATGGTCATGGGAACTTTGGGTCTGTTGATGGGGATGCTGCAGCTGCCATGCGTTATACCGAGGCAAGAATGTCAAAGATTTCGATGGAATTATTACGTGATATTACGAAAGATACCGTCGATTATCAAGATAACTATGACGGAACAGAACGGGAACCTATTGTTTTCCCCGCCCGCTTTCCAAACTTACTGGTAAACGGTACTTCGGGGATCGCAGTAGGTATGGCAACAAATATTCCACCACATCATCTAGGCGAAACGATAGATGCTGTTTTAGCACTCAGTAGAGACCCTGATATAACGATTGATGAGCTAATGGAAGATTACATTCATGGACCAGATTTCCCTACAGCGGGGAAAATTCTGGGTAAGAGTGGTATTCGTAAAGCATATGAAACAGGTAAAGGTTCGATTACGATACGTGCTGAAGCAAATATCGAGGAAGAAGCCAACGGTAAGGAAACCATCATTGTTACAGAATTGCCATACCAAGTAAATAAGGCTCGTTTAATTGAAAAAATTGCTGAACATGTCCGCGAAAAACGTATTGAGGGAATCTCCGATTTACGTGATGAATCGGACCGTACTGGAATGCGTATTGTGATGGAAATCCGACGTGACGCAAATGCAAATGTGGTTTTGAATAATTTGTATAAACATACGGCATTACAAACGACATTCGGTGTTAATACACTTGCCCTCGTTGACGGTCAACCGAAAGTGCTAACCCTTAAACAATGTTTGGAGCATTATTTAGATCATCAAATAGTAATTATCAAGCGCCGTACGGCATTTGAATTGCGTAAAGCAGAAGCCCGTGCACATATTTTAGAAGGATTACGTGTTGCACTGGATCATTTGGATGAAGTTATTTCGCTTATTCGTAACTCAGAAACTGCTGATCTAGCCAAAAATGGTTTAATAGAACGTTTTGAGCTAACGGAGAAGCAGGCACAGGCTATTTTAGATATGCGTCTGCAACGCTTAACAGGTTTAGAACGTGAAAAAATAGAAAATGAATACAGTGAATTAATGCAGCTGATTAATGAATTAAAAGCTATTTTGGCAGATGAAGAAAAGGTACTCGAAATTATTCGTGAAGAGCTTACAGAAGTGAAAGAGCGCTTTAGTGATAAGCGACGTACCGAAATTGTAGTTGGTGGAACCGACTTTTTCGAGGACGAAGATTTAATTCCTGAAGAAAATATTGTCATTACACTTACAAATCAAGGGTATATCAAACGCCTACCTGCATCAACATACCGGAGGCAAAATCGTGGAGGCCGAGGAATACAAGGTATGGGGACGAATGATAATGATTTCGTTGAACATCTCTTATCCACTTCGACACATGATACGACACTTTTCTTTACCAATAAAGGGAAAGTTTATCGCACAAAAGGATATGAAGTTCCAGAATTTAACCGCACTGCGAAAGGAATTCCAATCATTAATCTATTACAAATAGAGAAGGATGAGTGGATTAATGCGGTCATTTCCGTGAATGAATTCAGTGAGGATAATTATTTATTCTTCACGACAAGACATGGTATTACAAAGCGTTCATCATTGGCTCACTTTGCGAATATCCGTAAAGGGGGATTAATTGCTGTTGGCTTGCGTGAAGAAGATGAACTTATCTCTGTTCGATTAACGGATGGTACCAAGCATATGATGATAGGTACGAAAGATGGCTACCTGATTCGTTTTCCAGAAGAACAAATAAGATCAATGGGACGTACAGCAGCAGGGGTTAAAGGTATTACCTTACGAGGTGAAGATGAGGTCGTATCGATGGAGATCTTACAAGAAGGGGCCAAAATCCTTCACGTTACAAATAAAGGGTATGGGAAACAAACAGTAGAATCCGATTACCGTGTGACAAAACGTGGTGGTAAAGGTATTTTCACTTGTAAGTTAACAGACAAAACGGGTCACGTGGTTGCAGTTAAAGCCGTTCGTGGTGATGAGGACTTAATGCTTATCACAATTGCTGGTGTCTTAATACGTATTCCTGTGGATAGTATTTCAGAAACGGGACGTAATACAATGGGGGTACGATTAATTCGTTTGCAGGAAGAAGAAGAAGTAGCAACCGTCACGAGAATTGAAAACGAAGAAGAAGACGAGGAAGAACCGATAGAAGAAGAGCATTCAGATGAATCGATTGAAGAAAAAGAGAATGATGAAACCAATGAAGAATAGGTGAAAAAATAAGGTGACGCTAAAAGACAAATCTACAATTTAGTCTCTGCAGTCACCTTATTTTTACTATGTGATGGGGGGAAATCACATGCGTGTGGAAACGTCACAACTCGCTGCTGGCTGTGTTCTATTAAATGAGGTTAATGGAAAATCCGGACAACCTATTATACCTAAAAACACCGTGTTAACAGAAGAGCATATAAAGGTTTTACGATTTTTTTTAGTAGAATCGGTCGAAATATCTTCGAAGACGGTGGACGGTGATCCTTTTATACCAAAGGACCCTAAGCAAGAAGAGTCAGAGCAAGTGAAAGAAATAGAATCGAGTCTTTTATTTCGAGACCACTTTGAGTATGTCGTAACAACCTATAAAAAACTTTTTAAAAACTGGCAAAATGGTATGGAAATTGATATGTCACAAGTTCGAAAAATCATGATACCCTTATTGGAAAGAATGGATGAAATAGGATCTGCTGTTTATACCCTTCATCATTATACAACAAAAAAGGACTATTTTTATTACCATAGTGTTGCAGTTGGTATACTGGCTGCGTTTATTGGAAGAAAAATGGGGTATAACAAAGGAGAATGGATACAACTAGGGCTTGGAGGATTTCTAAGTGATAGCGGGATGGTGAAAATGGACCCTGCCATTCTTTCAAAGGAATCTAGCTTAACCTCAGATGAATTAGACAAAATAAGAAAGCATCCCATTTATTCATATCGCTTACTAGATAATATATCCATCCTAAGCAATAAGGTTAAATTAGCTGTTTTGCAACATCATGAAAGATTAGATGGGAGCGGTTATCCACTCGGTTTAACACAGGGAAAAATTCACATGTATGCACGTATTATAGCGGTATGTGATATGTATCATGCGATGACGAGTGAACGGTTATATAAGGGAAACCAATCGCCATTTAGCGTAATGGAGGAAATGCAAAAAGAACAATATTCAACCCTTGATACACAAGTTGTCATGCAGTTTATTAAAAGTTTGGCTGATTTTTCCATAGGGACAAGGGTTAGCCTTTCCAATCAAGCGACAGGTGAAATTG
Proteins encoded:
- the gyrB gene encoding DNA topoisomerase (ATP-hydrolyzing) subunit B — protein: MSMEDNSMNEEAYGADQIQVLEGLEAVRKRPGMYIGTTSEKGLHHLVWEIVDNSIDEALAGYCDHIQVIIEKGNSITVKDNGRGIPVETQKKTGRPALEVIMTVLHAGGKFGGGGYKVSGGLHGVGASVVNALSRNLEVYVHRDEKIHYLGFKKGIPQGEIEEIGDTDRTGTTTHFNPDPEIFEEGTTFEFDTLTQRLRELAFLNRGLTITVEDKRTDEEPVSYYYEGGISSYVEYINQTKDVLHEPFYAEGEEQGISVEVSIQYNNGFSSNLYSFANNIHTYEGGTHEFGFRTGLTRVINDYARKNALFKENDPNLTGDDVREGMTTIVSIKHPNPQFEGQTKTKLGNSEVRTVTDSVFSETFSKFLFENPSVGKIIVEKGLMASRARMAAKKARELTRRKSALEISNLPGKLADCSSRDPAISELYIVEGDSAGGSAKTGRSRHFQAILPLRGKILNVEKARLDKILSNNEVRSMITALGTGIAEDFDITKARYHKVIIMTDADVDGAHIRTLLLTFFYRYMRPLIEYGYIYIAQPPLYKIQQGKAAHYAYNDADMEKILAELSKTPKPGLQRYKGLGEMDATQLWDTTMNPDTRTLLQVNLADAIEADQVFDMLMGDKVEPRRIFIEENAQYVKNLDV
- the gyrA gene encoding DNA gyrase subunit A yields the protein MAEEQRPNVQEINISKEMRTSFLDYSMSVIVARALPDARDGLKPVHRRILYAMNDLGMHSDKAHKKSARIVGEVIGKYHPHGDSAVYETMVRMAQDFSYRYMLVDGHGNFGSVDGDAAAAMRYTEARMSKISMELLRDITKDTVDYQDNYDGTEREPIVFPARFPNLLVNGTSGIAVGMATNIPPHHLGETIDAVLALSRDPDITIDELMEDYIHGPDFPTAGKILGKSGIRKAYETGKGSITIRAEANIEEEANGKETIIVTELPYQVNKARLIEKIAEHVREKRIEGISDLRDESDRTGMRIVMEIRRDANANVVLNNLYKHTALQTTFGVNTLALVDGQPKVLTLKQCLEHYLDHQIVIIKRRTAFELRKAEARAHILEGLRVALDHLDEVISLIRNSETADLAKNGLIERFELTEKQAQAILDMRLQRLTGLEREKIENEYSELMQLINELKAILADEEKVLEIIREELTEVKERFSDKRRTEIVVGGTDFFEDEDLIPEENIVITLTNQGYIKRLPASTYRRQNRGGRGIQGMGTNDNDFVEHLLSTSTHDTTLFFTNKGKVYRTKGYEVPEFNRTAKGIPIINLLQIEKDEWINAVISVNEFSEDNYLFFTTRHGITKRSSLAHFANIRKGGLIAVGLREEDELISVRLTDGTKHMMIGTKDGYLIRFPEEQIRSMGRTAAGVKGITLRGEDEVVSMEILQEGAKILHVTNKGYGKQTVESDYRVTKRGGKGIFTCKLTDKTGHVVAVKAVRGDEDLMLITIAGVLIRIPVDSISETGRNTMGVRLIRLQEEEEVATVTRIENEEEDEEEPIEEEHSDESIEEKENDETNEE
- a CDS encoding HD-GYP domain-containing protein → MRVETSQLAAGCVLLNEVNGKSGQPIIPKNTVLTEEHIKVLRFFLVESVEISSKTVDGDPFIPKDPKQEESEQVKEIESSLLFRDHFEYVVTTYKKLFKNWQNGMEIDMSQVRKIMIPLLERMDEIGSAVYTLHHYTTKKDYFYYHSVAVGILAAFIGRKMGYNKGEWIQLGLGGFLSDSGMVKMDPAILSKESSLTSDELDKIRKHPIYSYRLLDNISILSNKVKLAVLQHHERLDGSGYPLGLTQGKIHMYARIIAVCDMYHAMTSERLYKGNQSPFSVMEEMQKEQYSTLDTQVVMQFIKSLADFSIGTRVSLSNQATGEIVFIENKYPTRPMVKLDATNDIISLKDKLDLYIEQVLL